The Sulfurimonas sp. genome includes the window TCTAAATATACTAATTCGTGGTAAAGCTAAAGTTTTCAATCCTTCAACCAACAATATATCAAACTTATCAAATAAACGAATCATTTCATCTAAATCTTTGTTTCTTTTTGAAAAGTAAGTTGTTCTAGCAGGGGAGGTTACAATTACCTCGGCTCCTGTATCAGAAAATTTATAACTATCTTTACCAACCACATCAAAACTTGCCTTATCGCTAGGATCATGCTTTATTATAGCTACTTCTTTTTTATACTCATGGATTAATTTTCTTGCTACTTTTAATATAAGAGTAGTTTTTCCACTATTTGAGGGACCTGTAAATGCTACTGCTAATCTTTTTTTCAATTTTATATCTTTAATATTTATTTATCTAAATTTTTAGTGATTATACAAAATACTCATTAAAAACTTGTTTAATAAGCTATAATTCTTCAATGAAATATATTTTAACATTAACAATCTTTTTTCTACTCTTTACTGGATGCGCAGACAAAAATGCTTTCTCTAAGTTTAATATGCAAAAAGAACAAGAATTAAGTGCATCAAATTCTCAAAGTTCCAAAATAAAGACTGCTCAAAAAATAGATGGAATAGTATCTGCAATATACCTAAACAATGTCTATCCAAACACTTATACTTCAAATGAATATTTTTATATTTATTTATATTTAAAAAATGAAAAAGAGATGTATGACCCAACCAGCGTAGACGATATCAATTTAACCATAAGATTGAATAATAAACTACCAATAAAGGTTGAAAAATTAACCAATAAAAATAAATTTTCTCATCTATCTTCTGTTGAAAATGAGTGGAGAAGGTACTATCTTTTAGCATTTAAAAAAGATAAAAATAATGCACTTAACCTTGT containing:
- the mobB gene encoding molybdopterin-guanine dinucleotide biosynthesis protein B translates to MKKRLAVAFTGPSNSGKTTLILKVARKLIHEYKKEVAIIKHDPSDKASFDVVGKDSYKFSDTGAEVIVTSPARTTYFSKRNKDLDEMIRLFDKFDILLVEGLKTLALPRISIFRDRLDSDYFPYMNALAIDDSIYTAEYDIPSNVDILDLNNCEDVISWILKNAKEV